In the Lentisphaerota bacterium genome, ACCGGCGGCGGCGCATCGCTCGAACTGCTCGAAGGGAAGGAACTTCCCGGCGTGGCGGCGTTGAGCGATCTATGAAGGGCGGGAACATGCGGGTGGCGGTCTATCCGGGCACGTTCGATCCGCTGACGTTGGGTCACTTTGACCTGATCGTCCGATCATCCGCGCTTTTCGACCGGGTGATTGTCGCTGTGGCCGCTGCGTCGAGCAAGACCACGGCGATGTTCTCCACCGCAGAGCGGATGGAGATGATCGCCGAGGATGCGGCGCATGCCGGGCTGTCCAACGTGGAGGTTGACGCCCTCGACACGCTGCTGGTCAATTACTGCAGGCGCCGGCAGGTGCGGGTCGTCATTCGCGGTCTGCGGGCCTATTCGGATTTCGAATACGAATTCCAGATGGCCCTGACCAACCGCAAGCTGGCCCCCGAGATCGAGGCGCTGTTCTTGATGCCCAATGAAGAGCACAGCTATGTGACGGCGAGCACGGTTCGCG is a window encoding:
- the coaD gene encoding pantetheine-phosphate adenylyltransferase, with the protein product MRVAVYPGTFDPLTLGHFDLIVRSSALFDRVIVAVAAASSKTTAMFSTAERMEMIAEDAAHAGLSNVEVDALDTLLVNYCRRRQVRVVIRGLRAYSDFEYEFQMALTNRKLAPEIEALFLMPNEEHSYVTASTVREVARYGGDTSSFVSPSVQRHVERFMSEHPEQRIKTGGAIANTGAFDR